The Salvelinus namaycush isolate Seneca chromosome 11, SaNama_1.0, whole genome shotgun sequence DNA window CTGCCATCGTTAGTTGTTTGTGGTGATGTCAAAAggaggggtgttgtacaaaactgTCATCAGCGGTTGGATTTTCTCTAACCACTCAGTATCACCGCCAATGACACATTTTCTAAATGCAGCTTTATTCAAAGTATTTAAGAATGTGTTTGTGTTCTATAAATCATAGGGGAGGTACTCGAATCCTGACTCATTGCGGAGAAACTCATGTCCGTGGGCGtagcgtttggccggagcaaggcatttgggtagccaggcaaggcATAGGtaaccaaaataatggcctgccccgCATTTTTagatgaccctaagcatgatgggatgttaattgcttagcTAGCTCCGGAACCGCACCTGTTTTCAATATTCTTTGTATCCATCATTTATTAAAGTGTTTCCATTACTTTGGCAGTTACCTTTTTGACTTTGGTCCCTGACATTGTACGGATAATGCCTATTGGTTGTGTAACGTGTCCGAAGTTTCAACCTTTCTCCTATTCTACAGATTCAAACGTATTCTGGTCCTGATCTCCCATTCGCAAGATTTCCTCAACGGCGTGTGCACCAACATCATGCACTTGCACGAGCGCAAGCTGAAATACTACACGGTAAGAGCAACTGCACTCTGTCATGAGCCACCATGGACCAACAAGATGTTTGTCTGGTTTACAATAATTCTCCAGGTCTGAGCAGTTGCATTTCCTGTCCTCAGTTGATAAATAAACACTAGTTCACTAAACTTACTTACCCAAATGGACCCAGTTATAGCTCAGACTTCCACCGTTTACAGGGTTTGTACGGTCATGAAAATACTGGAAAAGTCTTAATTTTAAAATTATGTTTTCCAGGCCTGGATAAGTTTTGGAAAAGGATCAAATCTGAGAATTTTGAAAAGCCATGAACATTAATTTCTGTTGGTGTATTTTATTCAGGCAGTTAATATTATATCAATAAAATTTAAAGCAACGTCTGCCAGGATCGGAATGACACGTTTGTGTGCATCACCTACATGTGTGCGAGACAAGTAGGCCGTTGCTCGAGGAGAGAAACAGTCGGACATTGCAGCAGGTATGCCTAGCCTATGAAATATGATATAAGACTAACTAGGTTGGCAATTCAAAACATATCTTGTACACTATAGGTAACTGTTTAGCTATTAGGGAGTGAAtgttatttacagtgcatttggaaggtattcagccccttgacattttccacattttgtcgcgttagccttattctaaaatcaaataaatattttccccttatcaatctacacacagcaccccataatgacaaagcaaaactggTTCTTAGACATTTTTGCGAGAGGAGGGAAAAAAGCGTATttgtattcaggccctttgctatgggactcgaaattgagctcaagtgcagcctgtttccattgatcatccttgagatgtttctacaacttggagtccaccaattgattggacatggtttggaaaggcacacacctgtctatataatgtcccacagttgaccgtgcacgtcagagcaaaaaccaagccatgaggtcgaagaaatagtccgtagagctccgagacaggattgtgtcgaggcacagatctggggaagggtaccaaaaaatgtctgtagctGGCCGCTCGGCTAAATTGAGCAGTCgtgggagaagggtcttggtcagggaggtgaccaagaacccgacggtcactttcagaaggttgtccttctggaaggttccccatctctgcagcactccaccgatcAGACCTTTCTGGTAAAGTGGCCACACGAAGCCTTTCCTcggttaaaggcacatgacaggccgcttggcgtttcccaaaaggcacctaaaggactcagacaatgagaaacaatattctgtggtctgatgaaaccaagattgaactctttggcctgactgccaaggggcacgtctggaggaaacctggcaccatccctatgtggggatgtttttcatcggtgGCCACTGGGATACGAGTCGGGATCGAGGGGAAGGATGAACGAAGCGAAGTACAGAGACCCCTGATGAAAAATATAAATGAGAACTGTCTTGGTAGATGGTGTGGTCTATAGCTTATGAGGTCCTCTACTTCAGACAAGCAaacactaaataaataaaaatgtagagATTATAAGTGTATCTGTCATTTTTTTGTTAAGCCTTTTACAGTAAATACTAAAGTCGCATTCATTCGTGAATTCAATTTCCGAAATGGAACGGTTTACTCCCCCAAAAATCGCTATTTATTCAATGGatgctttatttttttattaaatgcttgcttgcatttcaaatcatgaatgactcTTATGCTGTGTGACATGAACAAATAAATCATTTATTGATACCCGTAGCCTATATAAGTATTGAAATAGAGGTATTTTAGGTATTTTAGACTAAACAGTGAGGTATTTTAGACTGAACAGGATgtgctcttaggcctacagctcggtggtggttatacaaggctgctataataagcctactaatgataatgacattacttaaTGTTATAATGAGATcaaggaaaatatgtggattaATATTATATAATTTTCCAGAATTTGGGGCGGTGTTAacaaaactaaataaataataccAGGGAGGCTGGTCTAACAAAATGTACTAAGGCATGTCCTAGATTAAATACTGACAGATTTGTGACAAACCAATATGGTGGTTGACTTTTACTATTACGCACATAGgaacatggtctaggaaaaggcgcCAATTCAACAGCTCACTGATGCGTTTCAGGACCGCAACACGTATCTAACGCGGGAGAAAGCTCCTTTTTGTTctgaaatatttttatttgttgcaCCATATACTATTTTTCAATAGCACAGGTCTTGgactgatggactgtgccatctcCACAGCCTCCACAATGGATAAGTCCACTCACAGGCACAagtcagacaggtgtcttgtacacTTATTTTTATGTGCTGCTGCTCAACCTTACACAATGACGAGAGATGGTACATGGGATCAGAGCAGCCTCCCAGCGACGATACCACATTACGCTTGCTTTTTTATACATGCATAGACGCCACCAATTGGTGGTCATGGAAATTTGGTTAGATGTCATGAAATTCCATCTGTCAGGATGTGTATTGAACTCTGCATTTGTTATAGTGTATTTTGCCTTGGTGCGTTACTATGTTTTTATGACTTGAATGTAGTAAGCTTTTCAATCATAGTAAATGAAAGATGTGGGGGTATAtccctttttttaaattgttaAATGGTACACAATCATCTAAAAACAAATATTTGTTTACTTCCTCCTActtccttcctccttcctccaAAGGGCAACTACGACCAGTACATTAAGACCAGGGAGGAGTTGGAAGAGAACCAGATGAAGCGGTTCAATTGGGAGCAGGACCAGATCAAACACATGAAGGTAAACTCCCCTTTCTGTCACAAGTGCTATGTGAAATTCGGGCTAACGCCAGTAATGTGATGCCTCACCCATGGTGATGGGTTATTTTGGAACCACCTAGCTTGTGGCTGATGGAAGTGTTGGGAGTGAACTGCTTCACCAAACATAGTAGTTTTGTAaacccttctttctctccttaCTACCCCACCAGAACTACATAGCCCGGTTTGGGCACGGCTCAGCCAAGCTGGCTCGCCAAGCCCAGAGTAAAGAGAAGACTCTGCAGAAGATGGTGGCCTCGGGCCTGACTGAAAGTGTTAAGAATGACCAAGTAAGTCTGTTTAGTGACTTTGACAGGGCTGATTGTGCTTTTCCATATAGGGTAGGAACAGGTGCTCTTTTTAGTATAACAAGTTTGTAGTTTTGGCTAcagcccagagtttttcctggacAGGCAAGTCACATGATCAGAAATCTATGGACCTTAGTTATAGTGGATATTACTGCAGGCAGGTGACCAGAGTTTGGGTGTACTCTTATTATTGCTGCTGTGGTATGATATAAACAAAAGGCCGAATTATAGTGCCCCTGCCAGGCAGTGTGTTCTCCATGAAGGGGCACGGTGACAAAAAAATTGGTCGACAAGTTTTTCTGATCTAAGCAGCATGCCAAGTAGTGTAGAGCAGACGCCACAGGTTTTGTTAGTTCCAGGATAATAGTAAATTGCAAAAGAGAATCCATAATTCCATAGCTTCCTTCAGGGTGTCACAAGGCAGGAATCAAAGAATAACACCTGCAAACCATCCTAAACTCTTAACTCATTCTTCTTTTCCTTTTTTTAGACCCTGTCATTTTGTTTTCCTCCCTGTGGGAAGATTCCCCCTCCTGTCATCATGGTCCAAAATGTCAGCTTCAAGTACGCTGATGACCAGGTACGTGTTTGTCCAACCTCACTTCTGCCTAACGAATGTTTTGCGTAACTGTTCCTAAAACGAAAGACTAAAGAGAGATTCCAGCGCCAAACTACACTGTATCATGTTTTTCGCAATATTGTTGTCTTATGTTTTCCCTTGTTTGATGATTCAGCCCCATATATACAAGAACCTTGAGTTCGGTATCGACCTCGACACCAGAGTGGCCCTTGTGGGGCCCAACGGGGCCGGGAAGTCCACCCTGCTTAAACTCCTCATGGGAGAGGTTAGTCTTGATATTGTTATGGTCATTTAGCTTGAATTGTTCTCCTGTTATTCAGCCATACCATGACACGTTACCATAAATAGTTTCTAATTAAACATTTTACTGATATGTGAGAATGGTCAATAAGAAACCAAATGTACGCTGTTTTTTATTTCCTGTTTAGTTGCCTATGCATTTCTTTGAACAGATATCCCACAActgccatctctccatccctaccaATGTCTCCTCATTGTCTTTGTCCTCAGCTCCTCCCCACTGACGGTATGATCCGCAAGAACTCCCACGTGAAGATTGGCAGATATCACCAGGTACCATACCATTAAAGCACACTGGTATCCTGAACTGTCTTAGGTCATTTATTCATCAAAATTGGAGTAGTCTGCGAATTTGAGTGAATCTGTGGTTCCACCAACTGATTTTGTGCATGGTTGTGAAGTggattacttttttattttacttggtTGAAGTTAAGTttgttagacatttttacaaatctCCATAATTCACATAGCTGAACCTACTCTATTTTCTCCAGCATCTAACAGAGCAGCTGGAACTTGACCTCTCCCCCCTGGATTACATGATGAAGTGTTACCCAGAGAtcaaggagagggaggagatgaggaagaTCATTGGCCGCTATGGGCTGACAGGCAAACAGCAGGTCAGTTTGATCCTCAAATATTGTTATATTTAGATAACATTTTGTTTTGCTTTCAAGTCATTTTAACATTTGAGCCTGTCTGTTGTGCCAGGGGAGTGGGGTTTGTACTTTTGGGACTGTTCCATTTGTATCACGAAAGCTCCAAGGGCGGCTTAAGTATGGAAAATAAAtaactatttgaacccaggcagGGTTGTAGTCAATTGAAATTCAACCCAAGTCGGTAATTCAATTAAACCCCTATATATGAATTGGGGGAACTGTCTTCTGACAtttctgtttttttccccccaggTGAACCCCATTAGAAACTTGTCCGACGGGCAGAAGTGCCGGGTGTGCTTTGCCTGGCTGGCCGGGCAGAACGCCCACATGCTTTTCTTGGACGAGCCCACCAATCACTTAGATATCGAGACCATCGATGCCCTGGCCGACGCCATCAACGAGTACGAGGGCGGCATGATGCTGGTTAGCCATGACTTCAGGCTCATCCAGCAGGTGAGGATCGGACAATTGGAACCAGATTTGTTTGAAAGGGTTGCTTTAAAAATTAACACAAATTTACTCCAACCCTAATGGGGGCAATGCATTTGTGGGCCACAGTGTCTGCACATACTCGACCATTCCAATAGCACAACGATGCTGAGCCGTTAAACTCCACTAGTATACAGCAGCGGAGTCAACATTTTGAATGAGCTTATCAGAAATGGCTCTAGTTTACTTATTGGAATTATTTGTTGGACGAACTGGGATTAATGCACTTGTATGTGCTTGTCCTGTTTTTGTGTCACTATTTAAccccctttctcctttgttttcCATAGGTGGCCCAGGAGATCTGGGTGTGCGAAAAGCAAACCATCACCAAATGGAACCGGGACATCTTGGCTTACAAAGACCACTTGAAAAAGAAGATAGACAAAAATTCTCATGGTGTATAGAAAATTGAAAGACCTCCCCAGATTCAAGACTGCACTGTCCCAAGACTGTGGACTCCCATTTTTCCCATTCCCTCTTCACGTGGCTATATAACTCGAAGCATGTTACTCCATTTCAAGATGCCCAATTCCTCCTGCTTTTAAAGCCTCTTTATAGGCTGCTGGAAGGTTGTGGTGCGACCTAGTTGCCTTCCATTGCTACCCCCTTCACAGGCATACATATGGTATCTTGATTtctcaattaaaataaataatttatccATCAGTGGTAGAGAACGCGTGCATTTTTCCACAGTTCAGATATAGTAGGATGTTAGCCGCCTGTACCAATTTATTTCCTTTTACTCTAAAATAGCTTTTTATTATTTTGTCATTATTTAACTGTACCTGCAATAATGGGATTGTATGAATAAAGGAGCAAAATAACTGACTTGTTTTGTTTTTAGTGACATGACTGTGACAACTTTGACTAAAGCATTTTATTTTTAGACTTTGGAGCTCATTGTGTATAggtgcttttattttgaaggcagaAACCAGAAGTGTTTTCTATAGGTGTTTGCATTTGCGTCATAATTGCACGATTGACAACTGTAGCAGGTAAAAATCATTGTCTCATTGGCATTCCGCTAGCTGACGACAACTACAAATAATTTGATATCTGTAGTCCAGCGACGCCAACATGGACATGTAAGCTACCGTGATAGCTAGTTCAAGTTAACTAGATGGTACTAGGCCGGCTCTGACGttcgtcggatgtgacagggcttgcaaaccattagactacaaagggaagcatagctgagagctgcccagtgacacaagcctaccagacgagctaaactacttctatgctcacttaaGCACCATGGTCggaagatggcgccgacagacatgtgagctctgcttctagctcctaagcaactttgctgtattttgttttt harbors:
- the LOC120055701 gene encoding ATP-binding cassette sub-family F member 2-like, giving the protein MPSDLAKKKAQKKKEAAKSRQKTKKTEDGEGEKPEDGQENGAISNGMESLTKEMDEFELKKTEARAVTGVLASHPNSTDVHVTSMSLTFHGQELLQDTSLELNSGRRYGLIGLNGTGKSMLLAAIGHREVPIPEHIDIYHLTREMSPSEKTALQCVMEVDAERIHLEKEAERLASEDSECEKLMELYERLEELDADKAEVRASQILHGLGFTASMQQKKLKDFSGGWRMRVALARALFLKPFMLLLDEPTNHLDLDACVWLEEELSQFKRILVLISHSQDFLNGVCTNIMHLHERKLKYYTGNYDQYIKTREELEENQMKRFNWEQDQIKHMKNYIARFGHGSAKLARQAQSKEKTLQKMVASGLTESVKNDQTLSFCFPPCGKIPPPVIMVQNVSFKYADDQPHIYKNLEFGIDLDTRVALVGPNGAGKSTLLKLLMGELLPTDGMIRKNSHVKIGRYHQHLTEQLELDLSPLDYMMKCYPEIKEREEMRKIIGRYGLTGKQQVNPIRNLSDGQKCRVCFAWLAGQNAHMLFLDEPTNHLDIETIDALADAINEYEGGMMLVSHDFRLIQQVAQEIWVCEKQTITKWNRDILAYKDHLKKKIDKNSHGV